A genomic region of Fodinisporobacter ferrooxydans contains the following coding sequences:
- a CDS encoding nucleotidyltransferase family protein, giving the protein MDSRIIRYRNEILQTASKYQVKNVRIFGSQVRGEEKENSDLDLLVEFENPNLIQRISLKQELEDLLGMPVDVLTEATVHPMLKDRIMLEAVPL; this is encoded by the coding sequence ATGGATTCAAGAATTATTCGATATAGAAATGAAATTTTGCAAACGGCTAGTAAATACCAGGTGAAAAACGTTCGGATTTTCGGATCACAGGTACGTGGTGAGGAAAAGGAAAATAGTGATCTTGATTTATTGGTCGAATTTGAGAATCCGAACCTTATTCAACGGATTTCTCTAAAACAGGAGCTTGAAGACTTGTTAGGAATGCCTGTAGATGTTCTTACTGAGGCAACTGTCCATCCGATGCTGAAGGATCGTATAATGCTAGAGGCAGTGCCTCTATGA
- a CDS encoding HepT-like ribonuclease domain-containing protein, whose protein sequence is MMNLTDQVYLRDILDCIERIELYCKDGREVFMNSILIQDAVIRNFEIIGEASKQLSCELKSATSHIPWRQMGDFRNLLIHDYAKVDMAEVWSVVENDLDSLKQVIKTLLNDLLY, encoded by the coding sequence ATGATGAATCTAACAGATCAAGTGTATCTTCGAGACATTCTTGACTGTATTGAACGGATTGAATTGTATTGTAAAGATGGACGTGAAGTATTTATGAATTCCATCCTCATCCAAGATGCGGTTATTCGAAATTTTGAAATAATTGGAGAAGCCAGCAAACAGCTTTCATGTGAGTTAAAATCAGCAACCTCACATATTCCTTGGCGACAAATGGGTGATTTTCGAAATTTACTCATTCACGATTATGCTAAAGTGGATATGGCAGAGGTTTGGTCTGTTGTTGAAAATGATCTTGATAGCCTCAAACAAGTTATCAAGACGCTTTTAAATGATCTTTTATACTAA
- a CDS encoding IS1380 family transposase — MPVHFEFEQSNEYLTSHSGLAAIGQLIAQTRLTQRLDHTKLDGVRSPDISNGDIMSSYLGLLCQGKNDFDAIEPFREDDFFALSLDLKLVPSSPTLRQRLDMAGASEDADWQTILKEESATLLKTINVPLTPIMIRLPDGTEQQFLPLDVDVSPFDNSKTKKEGTSRTYKAFDGYAPIFAYLAREGYNMNVELREGKQHCQNGTPAFLSQSIHYARMITEQPLLVRLDSGNDSKDNLVVCHAEETKADYIIKRNLRKESREEWLTVAQTKGICCEQREGKKVYIGSTSLYVKEMQQSVRVVFQVTERTITKDGQVLFVPEIEVDTYWTSLTCSAWQVIELYHDHGTSEQFHSEIKTDLDMERLPAGKFKTNDVILHAGVFAYNLLRIIGQQSLQTPFSPLKKSVQRRRIRTVIQNMIYLAARLVRHARKWKLRFGCYCPWFHTVKQMYTTASS, encoded by the coding sequence ATGCCGGTACATTTTGAATTTGAACAATCCAATGAATACCTGACTTCGCATTCGGGACTTGCTGCCATAGGCCAATTGATTGCACAAACCCGATTGACACAACGATTGGATCATACGAAACTCGACGGAGTTCGTTCTCCTGACATTTCCAACGGCGACATCATGTCTTCCTATCTGGGTCTGCTTTGTCAAGGCAAGAACGACTTCGATGCCATCGAGCCTTTCCGTGAAGATGATTTTTTTGCCCTCTCGTTGGACTTGAAATTGGTTCCTTCCAGTCCCACACTGCGTCAGCGTCTTGATATGGCGGGAGCATCGGAAGATGCGGATTGGCAAACGATATTGAAGGAAGAGTCGGCGACGTTATTGAAAACCATCAACGTTCCCCTTACTCCAATTATGATCCGACTGCCCGATGGGACAGAACAACAGTTTCTTCCGCTTGATGTAGATGTTTCGCCCTTTGACAACTCCAAGACCAAAAAGGAAGGCACTTCCCGAACGTACAAGGCGTTTGATGGTTACGCACCCATCTTCGCTTATCTGGCTCGGGAAGGATACAACATGAACGTCGAATTACGGGAAGGCAAGCAACATTGCCAAAATGGGACACCCGCCTTTCTAAGCCAGAGCATTCACTATGCCCGCATGATCACAGAACAGCCTCTATTGGTTCGCCTAGATTCGGGCAATGACAGCAAGGACAATCTTGTCGTGTGCCATGCAGAAGAAACAAAAGCAGACTACATTATCAAACGCAACTTACGCAAGGAATCCCGCGAAGAGTGGCTTACGGTCGCTCAAACCAAAGGAATCTGCTGTGAACAACGGGAAGGGAAAAAGGTGTACATCGGTTCGACTTCCCTTTACGTGAAAGAAATGCAACAGTCGGTTCGTGTCGTATTTCAAGTGACGGAACGTACGATCACCAAAGACGGACAAGTGTTGTTCGTGCCGGAAATTGAAGTCGATACCTATTGGACATCCCTTACCTGTTCCGCTTGGCAAGTCATTGAATTGTATCATGATCACGGAACTAGCGAGCAATTTCACAGCGAAATCAAGACAGATCTTGATATGGAACGGCTGCCGGCAGGCAAATTTAAAACGAATGACGTAATCCTGCATGCGGGTGTATTCGCCTATAATTTGCTACGGATCATCGGCCAACAAAGCTTGCAAACACCATTCTCGCCACTCAAAAAGTCTGTTCAGCGCCGACGGATTCGAACGGTCATTCAAAACATGATTTATCTTGCAGCTCGCTTGGTTCGACACGCTCGTAAATGGAAACTGCGATTTGGCTGTTACTGTCCGTGGTTTCATACGGTCAAGCAAATGTATACGACTGCTTCTTCGTAA
- a CDS encoding S-layer homology domain-containing protein, whose product MKVKLLVSSAIIALLLIPATTTYACSQGKTIADLSTADSWAINAITDVAKIGWMSGDTSGNFRPHDNINRREIATIITKIMKLDTPNVQFLSYTDVTPSDWGLKYIEAVRKAGIMSGSGDHFRPNDLITNEEFAVILTKLAHLQITNTSTLSFIDQNIPFADKDSIQAWAKPYVEAVADKGLMTGDGTRFNPQHQMTREEVAIILDKLAKYNGNVELYCGTWSTTIANQSFYLVIDDQGNSKTLSLYNGDPSSNKPYFTLPVTFVSGSSTFDTNDYTGSIQLNGDTINLTLTIKSSNPITIFGGKHFTGTFSQKK is encoded by the coding sequence ATGAAAGTAAAATTACTCGTATCATCTGCAATTATTGCTTTATTATTGATTCCTGCAACCACAACATATGCTTGCAGCCAAGGGAAAACGATTGCTGATTTGTCAACTGCCGATTCCTGGGCAATCAATGCCATTACTGATGTAGCCAAAATCGGCTGGATGAGCGGCGATACCAGCGGCAATTTCCGTCCTCATGACAACATCAATCGCCGGGAAATTGCAACAATTATTACAAAGATTATGAAATTGGATACACCGAATGTACAGTTTTTATCTTATACCGACGTGACTCCCTCCGATTGGGGATTAAAATACATCGAAGCGGTACGTAAGGCAGGCATCATGAGCGGCAGCGGCGATCATTTTCGCCCGAATGATTTAATTACAAATGAAGAGTTTGCTGTTATATTGACAAAATTGGCTCATCTGCAGATTACTAATACCAGCACACTTTCGTTTATTGATCAAAACATCCCTTTTGCCGATAAAGACTCGATTCAGGCTTGGGCAAAACCGTATGTTGAGGCTGTAGCCGACAAGGGACTCATGACAGGTGATGGAACCAGATTCAATCCGCAGCATCAAATGACTCGTGAAGAAGTGGCAATCATTCTAGACAAATTAGCGAAATATAATGGAAACGTTGAACTTTACTGTGGAACTTGGTCAACAACTATTGCCAATCAAAGTTTCTATTTAGTCATTGACGATCAGGGAAATTCAAAAACCTTGTCTCTTTATAATGGAGATCCTTCTTCTAATAAACCATACTTTACATTACCTGTGACATTTGTTAGTGGCTCTTCCACATTCGATACAAACGATTACACAGGCAGTATTCAGTTAAACGGTGATACGATCAATCTTACCCTTACAATTAAGTCGTCGAATCCCATTACCATCTTTGGCGGGAAGCATTTTACAGGAACGTTTAGTCAGAAAAAATGA
- a CDS encoding glycosyltransferase, giving the protein MTIHSSHNDEIQDEIQMVFETFQRKNYSHAEQMAIDFLKKFPFHEQMLKLLGDILLVQGLGQMAKQVYERAYLFHPQATWFQSVQSTLQKSPAGENKVNVENLLAIKSTTTVAAAILTKNEERCIKRCIESLLDAVDEIILIDTGSSDRTVEFARNFAKVKILSFKWCEDFSAARNFGLKQIESNWILWVDADEYLHPEDVELVRESAALLETYEPTPLLHPVIWNVMEQSISVSYSVPRMFPIRGNLRFHGRIHEQIGPSDGNRYTNLRTHDFFVRFRLVHDGYDPKQVNLQEKLERNIRLLSMMTQEEPDDPTWWLYLGREVLATKQMEKGISYLLKAEEKGKITRGFGALLEIQRLLVQAYMILEDYSSIENTCNRMLQTDPDFPDTYYYLASMQIEKAKLLYQIAEENVLKAKETFHNYLGLVTATQEIADWKADLLLANIFTKTGRLYNAKKLYQDVATKSPVYKTAIEGQIEAIHQEAQRIVKES; this is encoded by the coding sequence ATGACGATCCATTCTTCTCATAACGATGAGATTCAAGATGAAATTCAAATGGTTTTTGAAACTTTTCAAAGAAAAAATTATTCACATGCTGAACAAATGGCAATTGATTTTCTAAAAAAGTTTCCATTTCATGAACAAATGTTAAAATTGCTTGGCGATATTTTATTAGTGCAAGGATTAGGACAAATGGCAAAACAGGTGTATGAGCGAGCTTACTTATTCCATCCGCAAGCAACATGGTTTCAAAGTGTACAATCGACACTGCAAAAATCACCTGCCGGTGAAAATAAAGTAAACGTAGAAAATCTTCTTGCTATCAAATCAACTACGACTGTTGCAGCTGCTATTTTAACTAAAAATGAAGAGCGCTGCATAAAAAGATGTATAGAAAGCTTGCTTGATGCAGTCGATGAAATCATACTGATCGACACAGGTTCCTCAGACCGAACTGTGGAATTTGCCAGGAATTTTGCTAAAGTAAAAATTCTATCTTTCAAATGGTGCGAAGATTTTTCAGCAGCTCGTAATTTCGGTTTGAAACAAATTGAAAGCAACTGGATACTTTGGGTTGACGCAGATGAGTATTTACATCCCGAGGATGTCGAACTTGTGAGAGAATCAGCCGCTCTTCTTGAAACATATGAACCTACCCCACTTTTGCATCCTGTCATATGGAATGTTATGGAGCAATCCATATCCGTAAGTTACTCTGTTCCGCGTATGTTCCCTATACGAGGCAATTTACGGTTTCATGGAAGAATTCACGAACAAATCGGACCGAGCGATGGAAATCGCTATACGAATTTGCGTACACACGACTTTTTTGTCCGTTTTCGTTTGGTTCATGACGGTTATGATCCCAAACAGGTGAATTTGCAAGAAAAATTAGAACGTAATATTCGATTATTATCCATGATGACACAGGAAGAGCCGGACGACCCTACTTGGTGGCTATATTTGGGCAGGGAAGTTCTTGCAACAAAACAGATGGAAAAAGGAATTTCCTATCTCTTGAAAGCAGAAGAGAAAGGAAAGATAACAAGAGGTTTTGGTGCACTTCTTGAAATTCAGCGACTATTGGTTCAGGCGTATATGATCCTCGAAGATTATTCAAGCATTGAAAATACTTGCAACCGCATGCTGCAAACAGATCCTGATTTTCCAGATACATATTACTATTTGGCATCCATGCAAATTGAAAAAGCAAAACTGCTGTATCAGATCGCGGAAGAAAATGTATTAAAAGCAAAAGAAACGTTTCACAACTATCTTGGGTTAGTGACAGCTACTCAGGAAATTGCCGATTGGAAAGCAGACTTACTATTAGCAAACATATTCACCAAGACCGGAAGGCTATACAACGCGAAAAAATTATATCAGGATGTAGCAACAAAAAGTCCGGTATATAAAACTGCAATTGAAGGCCAAATAGAGGCAATCCATCAAGAAGCGCAACGAATCGTCAAGGAATCGTAA
- a CDS encoding IS701 family transposase: MSHNATIPNHEAIINFLKSRRLSLYVSKPALRHIQEFFIAATAKGYRGKVVDIAEWSSCHRTSIGHFLSDGVWDESYIQRLVKQESLSFVLSHAKQTEQPIFVIHDDTVSEKTKPSSQAKHPIEQTDYHHSHLKGKTVWGHQVQATIVQCGEHSLIHDIHRYDKSSQSKIDDACDLAKTMPIPPYSGYALVDSWYTCPKLMNTYAERGYHLIGALKTNRIVYPKGIRIPISTFASYVTKRDVCLVTVNGSTYWVYRYEGALNGIENAAVLLCWPLDAFQNPIALHAFLCTDVSLETQTILDYYSRRWPIEIFFRQTKQNLGFDGYQVRSIRAIERLWILLSLTHLYCTIGLGQPSKFGDGLIMVRKQVKVDYVQWIYESAKNQVPIEAVLQQLKLA, translated from the coding sequence ATGTCTCATAATGCTACCATACCAAACCACGAAGCAATAATCAATTTCTTAAAAAGCCGTAGGCTATCCTTATATGTTTCAAAGCCTGCCTTGCGGCATATTCAAGAATTTTTTATTGCAGCTACCGCTAAAGGGTATCGTGGTAAAGTGGTAGATATAGCGGAATGGAGTTCATGTCATCGAACATCCATTGGACACTTTCTCTCGGATGGTGTTTGGGACGAATCGTATATCCAAAGACTTGTAAAACAAGAATCGCTTTCATTTGTTTTGTCTCATGCCAAACAAACAGAACAGCCTATTTTTGTGATTCATGATGATACTGTTAGTGAGAAGACAAAGCCTTCGTCACAGGCAAAACACCCAATCGAACAAACAGACTATCATCATTCCCACTTAAAAGGAAAAACCGTTTGGGGTCATCAAGTTCAAGCTACAATTGTTCAATGTGGTGAACATTCTCTCATTCATGATATTCACCGTTATGATAAATCGAGCCAAAGTAAAATTGATGACGCTTGTGATTTGGCCAAAACCATGCCGATTCCACCTTATTCTGGATATGCATTGGTTGATTCATGGTATACATGCCCGAAACTCATGAACACTTATGCAGAGCGAGGATACCATTTAATTGGAGCACTCAAAACAAACCGCATTGTCTATCCCAAAGGGATTCGAATTCCAATTAGTACCTTCGCATCGTATGTAACCAAACGGGACGTTTGCCTCGTGACCGTAAACGGATCGACCTATTGGGTGTATCGATATGAAGGAGCTTTAAATGGCATTGAGAATGCGGCGGTACTCCTTTGCTGGCCATTGGATGCGTTTCAAAATCCGATAGCATTACATGCTTTTCTGTGTACAGATGTATCCTTAGAGACACAAACAATCCTTGATTATTATAGTCGCCGTTGGCCGATCGAGATTTTCTTTCGGCAAACTAAACAAAATCTAGGTTTTGATGGATATCAAGTTCGTTCTATTCGTGCAATAGAACGACTTTGGATACTACTTTCGCTGACACATTTATATTGCACCATCGGTTTAGGTCAGCCTTCAAAATTTGGCGATGGACTTATAATGGTACGAAAGCAAGTAAAAGTGGACTACGTCCAATGGATTTATGAATCTGCAAAGAATCAAGTACCTATTGAAGCTGTTTTGCAACAATTAAAGCTGGCCTAG
- a CDS encoding stalk domain-containing protein — protein sequence MNKLTLLSLATSLFTWMAAFQGNVYADSGIHVVVDGQEVAFPDAQPEIINGRTMVPITPIASSLNATITRSNLNYFIIDKGNQSIKIVWNSNTAYVNGVPVSLDSPAYIKNDRTYVPIRFVGEAFGGTVGYSGNSDTVYVDTFDPSTGSLYPVIKVDNGDTFEVKMGGIWNSSIQTVRLIGIQAPEMKSAGNLGMPYSYQAWNYLNAKLQGQKVYLDFDVKQQDKFGHLLAYAYSQNGTFLNADLLEKGYARVDSMTPDTKHDPLFSSLLKQAQASHEGVWSLVQDPWNGKDSTTWGNDGSDYTQKSIPQQQVKVNNVKISALNVKDQYITIVNNNTNDIDLSNWTIVSNSNGQTYHFPNGFILKSGTSVTVTSGHAANNNSPGQLLWTTNYVWNESGDTATLCDGQGNTISTFHS from the coding sequence GTGAATAAGTTGACTCTTTTAAGCTTGGCCACATCTCTTTTTACATGGATGGCTGCTTTTCAGGGAAATGTTTATGCCGATTCAGGAATACATGTAGTAGTAGATGGTCAAGAAGTGGCATTTCCAGACGCTCAGCCGGAGATCATAAATGGACGGACAATGGTTCCAATCACACCAATTGCAAGTTCACTCAATGCAACAATTACACGTTCCAATTTGAATTATTTTATAATTGACAAAGGAAACCAAAGCATTAAGATTGTATGGAACTCGAATACGGCTTATGTAAATGGGGTACCTGTATCGTTGGATTCACCTGCATATATTAAAAATGATCGTACATATGTGCCAATACGTTTTGTAGGTGAAGCGTTTGGTGGGACGGTTGGTTATTCGGGCAATTCGGATACGGTTTATGTTGATACATTTGATCCATCTACGGGATCGTTATACCCGGTAATAAAGGTGGACAATGGAGATACATTTGAAGTAAAAATGGGAGGCATTTGGAACAGCAGCATTCAAACCGTGCGTTTAATTGGCATACAAGCTCCTGAGATGAAATCTGCTGGCAACCTGGGTATGCCTTATTCATATCAAGCGTGGAATTATTTGAATGCAAAACTCCAAGGGCAGAAAGTATATCTTGATTTCGATGTGAAACAGCAAGATAAGTTTGGACATTTGCTGGCATATGCATACTCGCAAAATGGTACGTTTTTAAACGCCGATCTTTTGGAAAAAGGCTATGCACGTGTTGATTCCATGACACCAGACACAAAGCATGATCCTCTTTTTAGCTCGTTGTTAAAGCAAGCACAAGCAAGTCACGAAGGGGTTTGGAGTTTAGTTCAGGATCCGTGGAATGGGAAAGACAGTACAACATGGGGAAATGACGGTTCAGACTATACACAGAAGTCGATTCCACAACAGCAAGTCAAAGTCAATAATGTAAAAATATCCGCTTTAAATGTAAAAGATCAATACATAACGATTGTAAATAACAATACAAATGATATTGATCTTTCTAATTGGACAATTGTGTCTAATTCCAATGGCCAAACGTACCACTTTCCAAATGGGTTTATTTTAAAATCAGGTACAAGTGTAACTGTCACAAGCGGACATGCAGCCAATAATAATTCACCAGGTCAATTGCTGTGGACAACGAACTATGTTTGGAATGAAAGTGGAGATACGGCAACTCTTTGTGATGGGCAAGGAAACACAATAAGTACGTTTCATTCGTAA
- a CDS encoding stalk domain-containing protein produces MKRFTAGIAFSIMILSSTPFAFADSNSVATNSASDISIQIDGKVQAIQPQPVIENGYTLVPLRSIFEKLGATVSWDAPSQTVTIAKDTKRIQIAVNSDFAVINGSNVKIDQPVQLVNNRAMIPLRFVSEALGADVEWDGVNRTVLIFSKGLNSALTNSGAGSSTSATGVPLTYDKALSLAMENSYPVKSASANIDRSKQVLDHYSDNVKYSPAAGGNAMSSALYATYAADNISYQNAQKIYDFTQESLAYGVKQAYNGVLQALEGKKLADLQLQNATLQQQIASANYQNGVIGKIDYDQANTAVTAAQSNQQAASKAVDNAYQQFDQLTGLPTDAKPQLIDIPQMTPLAQTDVNSKVTQAESQSPLLWVANQNVDLAKLGLKQYTFNVKTADPYQAKQIDVNLASYSAADQQKQLDQVVRSLYYQIKGMEDQYSKLQAAITSDEDALKKEQALYQNGMAIQADVTKAQLAVESDKQQMVMLAAQHDNAMLAFQTPWVIASSSNFGSSSAN; encoded by the coding sequence ATGAAGAGATTTACAGCAGGCATTGCTTTTTCAATCATGATATTGAGTAGTACCCCTTTTGCATTTGCTGACAGCAATTCTGTCGCAACGAATTCTGCATCGGATATTAGCATTCAAATAGACGGGAAAGTACAAGCGATTCAACCGCAGCCAGTGATCGAAAATGGGTATACACTGGTTCCGTTGCGAAGTATTTTTGAAAAATTAGGTGCGACAGTTTCATGGGATGCTCCTTCCCAGACAGTTACAATAGCAAAAGATACAAAGCGAATACAGATTGCTGTGAATTCTGATTTTGCAGTTATCAATGGAAGCAATGTAAAAATCGATCAACCTGTACAACTGGTCAATAATAGAGCCATGATTCCGTTGCGATTCGTTAGTGAAGCATTAGGAGCCGACGTGGAATGGGATGGAGTCAACCGAACCGTATTAATTTTTTCCAAGGGACTCAATTCAGCCTTGACAAATTCAGGCGCTGGTTCAAGTACGTCAGCAACAGGAGTTCCGCTAACATATGATAAAGCACTTAGTTTGGCAATGGAGAACAGCTATCCTGTCAAAAGTGCTTCTGCAAACATTGATCGGTCAAAGCAAGTACTGGATCATTACTCGGATAATGTGAAATACTCACCGGCGGCTGGTGGAAACGCGATGTCATCTGCGTTATATGCGACATATGCGGCAGATAATATCAGTTATCAAAATGCGCAGAAAATTTATGACTTTACACAAGAATCTCTTGCGTATGGTGTAAAACAGGCATATAATGGCGTACTTCAGGCTCTGGAAGGGAAAAAATTGGCAGATTTACAGTTGCAGAATGCGACTTTACAACAGCAGATAGCGTCAGCCAATTATCAGAATGGCGTCATTGGGAAAATCGATTACGATCAGGCGAATACTGCTGTAACTGCGGCACAGTCCAATCAGCAGGCTGCGAGTAAAGCAGTTGACAATGCATATCAGCAGTTCGATCAATTGACGGGGCTTCCGACGGATGCGAAACCGCAATTGATTGATATTCCGCAAATGACACCGCTGGCACAAACGGATGTGAATTCAAAAGTAACACAAGCGGAATCCCAAAGCCCGTTGTTGTGGGTTGCAAATCAAAACGTTGACTTGGCTAAATTAGGTTTAAAACAGTATACGTTTAACGTCAAAACTGCCGACCCATATCAGGCAAAACAAATTGATGTAAATTTAGCCTCCTATTCTGCTGCAGATCAGCAGAAGCAATTGGATCAAGTCGTTAGATCCTTATATTATCAAATCAAAGGTATGGAAGATCAATATAGCAAACTGCAGGCAGCAATTACATCGGATGAAGATGCATTAAAGAAAGAACAAGCTTTATATCAGAATGGAATGGCGATCCAAGCAGATGTCACAAAAGCGCAATTGGCAGTCGAAAGCGATAAGCAGCAAATGGTAATGCTTGCAGCGCAGCATGATAACGCCATGTTGGCGTTCCAGACACCTTGGGTAATTGCATCCAGTTCAAATTTCGGCAGTTCTTCAGCGAATTGA